The following are encoded together in the Pararhizobium qamdonense genome:
- a CDS encoding BKACE family enzyme has protein sequence MMKNKVIITCAVTGSVHTPSMSPYLPVTPDEIAGQAIAAAEAGASILHLHARNPTDGRPTADPAVFMQFLPRIKQATDAVINISTGGSSLMTLDERLAASLQAQPEMCSLNMGSMNFGIFPLAKPGMEWQHDWEPQLLEATRGTIFKNTFADIEDILKRLGEGCGTRFEFECYDVGHLYSLKHFYDRGLVKGPLFIQFVLGILGGIGADPDNLSHMKRIADKLFGADYRFSVLAAGRQQMPLITMGAAMGGNVRVGLEDSLYLGRGELAKSNADQVSRIRTILEALSLDVATPGEARAMLALKGGDRVGF, from the coding sequence ATCATGAAAAACAAGGTCATCATCACCTGCGCCGTCACCGGCTCCGTCCACACACCGTCGATGAGCCCCTATCTGCCGGTCACGCCGGACGAGATCGCCGGACAGGCGATCGCAGCGGCCGAAGCCGGCGCGTCGATCCTGCATCTGCATGCCCGCAATCCCACGGACGGCCGCCCAACCGCCGATCCCGCCGTATTCATGCAATTCCTGCCGCGCATCAAGCAGGCAACGGATGCCGTCATCAACATTTCCACTGGCGGCAGCTCGCTGATGACGCTGGACGAGCGCCTGGCCGCCTCGCTTCAGGCACAGCCGGAAATGTGCTCGCTCAACATGGGCTCGATGAATTTCGGTATCTTCCCGCTCGCCAAGCCCGGCATGGAATGGCAGCACGACTGGGAGCCGCAGCTGCTGGAGGCGACGCGCGGCACGATCTTCAAGAACACCTTTGCCGATATCGAAGATATTCTCAAACGGCTGGGCGAGGGGTGCGGCACGCGTTTCGAATTCGAATGCTACGATGTCGGCCATCTCTATTCGCTGAAGCATTTCTACGATCGCGGGCTGGTGAAAGGTCCGCTGTTCATCCAGTTCGTGCTAGGAATTCTCGGCGGCATCGGCGCCGATCCCGACAATCTCAGCCATATGAAGCGCATTGCCGACAAGCTGTTCGGCGCGGACTATCGCTTCTCGGTTCTGGCCGCCGGCCGCCAGCAGATGCCGCTGATCACCATGGGAGCGGCGATGGGTGGCAATGTGCGGGTCGGGCTCGAAGACAGCCTCTATCTCGGGCGCGGTGAGCTGGCCAAATCCAATGCGGACCAGGTGAGCCGCATCCGCACCATTCTTGAAGCTCTTTCGCTGGACGTCGCGACCCCCGGCGAGGCGCGCGCGATGCTGGCGCTCAAGGGCGGCGATCGGGTGGGCTTCTGA
- a CDS encoding GNAT family N-acetyltransferase: protein MGENLHPPVKIRVAAAEDVHLIHAGLLIIARHLDAEGKVTATPEDLRKHGFGRKPAFTVLLAESGGEFAGMCLFFPSFSTWRGCTGAYIQDIAVEERFRGTGVGVALLRHTAAHVRAEGGRYLRLSVEAKNVSAQHFYERMGLAWSGEERIHAAYGEAFEALAGQHESGV from the coding sequence ATGGGAGAGAATTTACACCCGCCCGTGAAAATCCGCGTCGCGGCCGCCGAGGACGTGCATCTCATCCATGCCGGCCTGCTCATCATCGCCCGGCATCTCGATGCCGAAGGAAAGGTTACGGCGACGCCGGAAGACCTGCGCAAGCATGGTTTTGGGCGCAAGCCTGCCTTCACCGTTCTGCTGGCGGAATCCGGTGGCGAATTTGCCGGCATGTGTCTGTTTTTCCCAAGCTTTTCCACATGGCGCGGCTGCACCGGCGCCTATATCCAGGACATTGCCGTTGAAGAACGCTTTCGCGGCACAGGGGTCGGCGTGGCGCTCCTGCGCCACACGGCAGCGCATGTCCGCGCCGAGGGGGGCCGCTATCTGCGCCTGTCCGTCGAAGCGAAGAATGTCTCGGCGCAGCATTTTTATGAGCGGATGGGGCTTGCCTGGTCCGGCGAGGAGCGCATTCATGCGGCCTATGGCGAGGCTTTCGAAGCGCTGGCCGGACAGCATGAGAGCGGGGTTTAA
- a CDS encoding histone deacetylase family protein codes for MKTFYAEEQAKHDPKMFLSSGAPQPNPEQPERIARLLAGAKAAGSEIVRPRNHGLKPIAAVHTPEYLEFLQNIFLRWQRIEGASQEVIPNIHPLARTGRYPASAVGQAGYHMADTACPISADTWGSACWSAWSAVEAAQAVLAGERHTYALCRPPGHHAFADVAGGFCFLNNSAIAAQHLLTSSKRVAILDVDLHHGNGTQGIFYGRSDVLTVSLHADPVRFYPFFWGNADERGEGLGLGYNYNLPLPRKTADAGFLEALDAANRRIEAYAPDALVVALGLDAFEGDPFGGLSVSTPGFARIAEAISNLSLPTVIVQEGGYLCDALGDNLTSFLTGFGH; via the coding sequence ATGAAGACATTTTACGCTGAAGAGCAGGCGAAACACGATCCGAAAATGTTTCTCTCCAGCGGCGCCCCCCAGCCCAATCCGGAACAGCCGGAGCGGATCGCACGGCTTCTCGCAGGCGCAAAGGCGGCGGGATCCGAGATCGTCAGACCGCGTAATCATGGCCTAAAACCAATCGCCGCTGTGCATACGCCGGAATATCTGGAATTCCTGCAAAACATCTTTCTGCGCTGGCAGCGCATCGAGGGTGCCTCGCAAGAGGTGATCCCGAATATCCATCCGCTGGCAAGAACCGGCCGCTATCCAGCCTCCGCCGTCGGCCAGGCCGGTTATCACATGGCCGATACGGCTTGCCCGATCTCGGCCGATACCTGGGGCAGCGCCTGCTGGAGCGCCTGGAGCGCCGTCGAGGCGGCGCAAGCGGTTCTGGCCGGCGAACGCCATACCTATGCGCTCTGCCGCCCGCCGGGCCACCACGCCTTTGCCGATGTCGCCGGCGGGTTCTGCTTCCTCAACAATTCCGCGATTGCTGCGCAGCATCTGCTGACGTCGTCGAAACGCGTCGCTATCCTCGATGTCGACCTGCATCACGGCAACGGAACGCAGGGGATTTTCTATGGCCGCAGCGACGTGCTGACGGTATCGTTGCATGCCGATCCCGTGCGCTTCTATCCGTTCTTCTGGGGCAATGCCGATGAACGCGGCGAAGGCCTGGGGCTGGGCTACAACTACAATCTGCCACTGCCACGCAAGACCGCCGACGCCGGTTTCCTCGAAGCACTCGACGCCGCCAACCGCCGCATCGAAGCCTATGCACCGGACGCGCTGGTGGTTGCGCTTGGCCTCGACGCCTTCGAAGGCGATCCCTTCGGCGGACTATCCGTTTCCACCCCCGGCTTTGCCCGCATCGCCGAAGCCATCAGCAACCTCAGCCTCCCAACCGTCATCGTCCAGGAAGGCGGCTATCTCTGCGACGCGCTCGGCGATAACCTGACGTCGTTTTTGACCGGCTTCGGGCATTGA
- a CDS encoding Fur family transcriptional regulator — translation MKQNQNRVVELEGVLRDGGVRVTRQRAAILKILANAEDHPDASELHRRAKEIDATVSLSTVYRTLSALQQQGVVHRHAFESATARFETADAPHHDHLIDIDTGAVIEFRSDKIEQLQAEIAAELGYDLVRHRLELYCRKRKT, via the coding sequence ATGAAACAGAACCAGAATCGCGTTGTGGAATTGGAGGGCGTGCTGAGGGACGGCGGCGTACGCGTGACGCGTCAGCGCGCAGCGATCCTGAAGATACTCGCCAATGCCGAGGACCACCCGGATGCCAGCGAATTGCACCGCCGGGCAAAGGAAATCGACGCTACTGTTTCGCTTTCAACTGTCTACAGAACGCTGTCTGCGCTGCAGCAGCAGGGCGTCGTGCATCGCCACGCCTTTGAAAGCGCCACCGCCCGATTTGAAACCGCGGATGCGCCGCACCACGATCATCTGATCGACATCGACACCGGCGCGGTCATCGAATTCCGTTCCGACAAGATCGAGCAGCTACAAGCCGAGATCGCCGCAGAACTCGGCTACGACCTGGTCCGCCACCGCTTGGAACTCTACTGCCGCAAGCGCAAGACCTGA
- a CDS encoding metal ABC transporter substrate-binding protein, with protein sequence MIDQTRRIILAGATALAVLALAAGTAAAQEKFKVVTTFTVIADMASNVAGDAATVLSITKPGAEIHNYQPTPRDILKAHDAKLILWNGLNLELWFEKFFQNFGDVPGVVVSKGVEPMGIAEGPYSGKPNPHAWMSPASALIYVDNIRDAFVKYDPTNAAIYQANAEAYKQKIGAAIAPIRAEIGKIPEDKRWLVSSEGAFSYLARDFGLKELYLWPINADQQGTPQQVRKVIDAVRANTIPVVFSESTISPGPAQQVARETGAHYGGVLYVDSLSETDGPVPTYIDLLRVTSETIAKGLSQ encoded by the coding sequence ATGATCGATCAGACGAGACGGATTATACTGGCTGGAGCAACGGCACTGGCAGTCTTGGCGCTTGCTGCGGGCACCGCAGCGGCGCAGGAGAAATTCAAGGTGGTCACCACATTCACCGTGATTGCCGATATGGCCAGCAACGTTGCCGGTGACGCCGCAACCGTCCTATCGATCACCAAGCCAGGTGCGGAAATCCATAATTACCAGCCGACCCCGCGCGACATCCTGAAGGCGCACGACGCCAAGCTGATCCTTTGGAACGGCCTCAATCTCGAACTCTGGTTTGAAAAATTCTTCCAGAATTTCGGTGATGTCCCAGGTGTTGTCGTCTCAAAGGGTGTGGAGCCGATGGGCATTGCCGAAGGCCCCTATAGCGGCAAGCCTAACCCGCATGCCTGGATGTCGCCCGCATCGGCGCTGATCTATGTGGATAATATCCGCGATGCTTTCGTCAAATACGACCCCACCAATGCCGCGATCTACCAGGCCAATGCCGAGGCCTACAAACAGAAGATCGGAGCGGCAATCGCGCCCATTCGCGCCGAAATCGGCAAGATCCCTGAAGACAAGCGCTGGCTGGTGTCGAGCGAAGGCGCTTTCAGCTATCTCGCCCGCGACTTTGGTCTGAAGGAGCTTTATCTCTGGCCGATCAACGCCGATCAGCAGGGCACGCCGCAACAGGTGCGCAAGGTGATCGACGCGGTCCGCGCCAACACAATCCCTGTCGTTTTCTCCGAAAGCACGATTTCCCCTGGTCCGGCGCAGCAGGTGGCGCGCGAGACCGGCGCACACTATGGCGGCGTGCTTTATGTGGATTCCTTGAGCGAGACGGACGGTCCGGTTCCGACCTACATCGACCTCCTGCGCGTCACGTCCGAAACCATCGCCAAGGGTCTT